A part of Neodiprion pinetum isolate iyNeoPine1 chromosome 4, iyNeoPine1.2, whole genome shotgun sequence genomic DNA contains:
- the LOC124216554 gene encoding uncharacterized protein isoform X2, protein MKTMSVDTSLRLARILSTLILLWPLAPDAKRTEVIKRRCLTLLSIAHIGVTFPTMIRGTLENMENRLDMFLGSTDMIGVGSLLLYIGICYIEETRLHGLITEMTSFMKEANDEELAAIQFYMKKCSVLHIGTFMVALSIPLSYIFSPLIQDQPLPGAICMTVAFVVLTWFGAARFDMVCMDINKATTEAEMKKCAVKHQESIDFANRLGTTVGRMAFGVAISNLLGVMFGGVVITYRKFDSIDFFKLMIFMMIATIHLFLYAWPADYLAQSSQRVAESILHGEWVGKSPRMHSSLLLMMQRANDKAIIKVDGVLPPLNLEMFGSGLSTSFSYIATLLAIFDE, encoded by the exons ATGAAGACCATGTCGGTAGATACGTCGCTTCGCCTGGCAAGAATTCTATCGACCTTGATATTGCTATGGCCGCTAGCTCCTGATGCAAAGCGTACCGAAGTCATAAAACGTCGGTGTTTGACGCTCTTATCGATAGCTCATATAGGCGTAACATTTCCAACAATGATACGTGGGACGCTCGAAAACATGGAAAACCGCCTTGACATGTTCCTGGGTAGCACAGACATGATAGGAGTCGGTAGTCTGCTACTGTATATCGGTATCTGCTACATCGAGGAAACTCGCCTTCAT GGGTTGATAACCGAAATGACGTCGTTCATGAAAGAAGCTAACGACGAGGAATTGGCTGCGATTCAGTTCTACATGAAAAAGTGTTCAGTGCTACACATCGGAACTTTCATGGTGGCCTTGTCCATACCattatcatatattttttcacctcttaTTCAAGATCAGCCCTTGCCCG gCGCAATATGCATGACCGTAGCGTTTGTGGTTCTAACCTGGTTCGGCGCTGCAAGATTTGATATGGTGTGCATGGACATCAATAAGGCAACCACAGAAgctgaaatgaagaaatgcGCTGTAAAGCACCAGGAATCGATAGA cTTTGCGAACAGACTGGGGACGACTGTGGGCCGTATGGCTTTTGGGGTGGCCATAAGCAATTTGCTGGGCGTTATGTTTGGAGGAGTCGTGATCACTTAC AGGAAATTTGATTCCATCGATTTCTTCAAGTTGATGATCTTCATGATGATAGCCACGATTCACCTGTTTCTGTACGCTTGGCCAGCGGACTACTTGGCTCAGTCG AGCCAACGCGTAGCGGAATCCATTTTACATGGCGAGTGGGTAGGAAAATCGCCTAGGATGCATAGCTCGTTATTGCTTATGATGCAAAGGGCCAATGACAAAGCCATAATCAAGGTCGACGGCGTGCTTCCTCCTTTGAACCTGGAAATGTTTGGAAGT ggGTTATCAACCAGTTTCTCGTACATCGCAACGCTGCTCGCTATTTTCGACGAGTGA
- the LOC124216554 gene encoding odorant receptor Or2-like isoform X3, giving the protein MKTMSVDTSLRLARILSTLILLWPLAPDAKRTEVIKRRCLTLLSIAHIGVTFPTMIRGTLENMENRLDMFLGSTDMIGVGSLLLYIGICYIEETRLHGLITEMTSFMKEANDEELAAIQFYMKKCSVLHIGTFMVALSIPLSYIFSPLIQDQPLPGRTAYPFSIEPLWIYIMLFISHSVVIIQIQGAICMTVAFVVLTWFGAARFDMVCMDINKATTEAEMKKCAVKHQESIDFANRLGTTVGRMAFGVAISNLLGVMFGGVVITYSQRVAESILHGEWVGKSPRMHSSLLLMMQRANDKAIIKVDGVLPPLNLEMFGSGLSTSFSYIATLLAIFDE; this is encoded by the exons ATGAAGACCATGTCGGTAGATACGTCGCTTCGCCTGGCAAGAATTCTATCGACCTTGATATTGCTATGGCCGCTAGCTCCTGATGCAAAGCGTACCGAAGTCATAAAACGTCGGTGTTTGACGCTCTTATCGATAGCTCATATAGGCGTAACATTTCCAACAATGATACGTGGGACGCTCGAAAACATGGAAAACCGCCTTGACATGTTCCTGGGTAGCACAGACATGATAGGAGTCGGTAGTCTGCTACTGTATATCGGTATCTGCTACATCGAGGAAACTCGCCTTCAT GGGTTGATAACCGAAATGACGTCGTTCATGAAAGAAGCTAACGACGAGGAATTGGCTGCGATTCAGTTCTACATGAAAAAGTGTTCAGTGCTACACATCGGAACTTTCATGGTGGCCTTGTCCATACCattatcatatattttttcacctcttaTTCAAGATCAGCCCTTGCCCGGTAGAACCGCATACCCGTTTTCAATAGAGCCACTTTGGATTTATATTATGCTATTTATATCACACTctgttgttattattcaaattcaaggCGCAATATGCATGACCGTAGCGTTTGTGGTTCTAACCTGGTTCGGCGCTGCAAGATTTGATATGGTGTGCATGGACATCAATAAGGCAACCACAGAAgctgaaatgaagaaatgcGCTGTAAAGCACCAGGAATCGATAGA cTTTGCGAACAGACTGGGGACGACTGTGGGCCGTATGGCTTTTGGGGTGGCCATAAGCAATTTGCTGGGCGTTATGTTTGGAGGAGTCGTGATCACTTAC AGCCAACGCGTAGCGGAATCCATTTTACATGGCGAGTGGGTAGGAAAATCGCCTAGGATGCATAGCTCGTTATTGCTTATGATGCAAAGGGCCAATGACAAAGCCATAATCAAGGTCGACGGCGTGCTTCCTCCTTTGAACCTGGAAATGTTTGGAAGT ggGTTATCAACCAGTTTCTCGTACATCGCAACGCTGCTCGCTATTTTCGACGAGTGA
- the LOC124216554 gene encoding odorant receptor Or2-like isoform X1 — protein sequence MKTMSVDTSLRLARILSTLILLWPLAPDAKRTEVIKRRCLTLLSIAHIGVTFPTMIRGTLENMENRLDMFLGSTDMIGVGSLLLYIGICYIEETRLHGLITEMTSFMKEANDEELAAIQFYMKKCSVLHIGTFMVALSIPLSYIFSPLIQDQPLPGRTAYPFSIEPLWIYIMLFISHSVVIIQIQGAICMTVAFVVLTWFGAARFDMVCMDINKATTEAEMKKCAVKHQESIDFANRLGTTVGRMAFGVAISNLLGVMFGGVVITYRKFDSIDFFKLMIFMMIATIHLFLYAWPADYLAQSSQRVAESILHGEWVGKSPRMHSSLLLMMQRANDKAIIKVDGVLPPLNLEMFGSGLSTSFSYIATLLAIFDE from the exons ATGAAGACCATGTCGGTAGATACGTCGCTTCGCCTGGCAAGAATTCTATCGACCTTGATATTGCTATGGCCGCTAGCTCCTGATGCAAAGCGTACCGAAGTCATAAAACGTCGGTGTTTGACGCTCTTATCGATAGCTCATATAGGCGTAACATTTCCAACAATGATACGTGGGACGCTCGAAAACATGGAAAACCGCCTTGACATGTTCCTGGGTAGCACAGACATGATAGGAGTCGGTAGTCTGCTACTGTATATCGGTATCTGCTACATCGAGGAAACTCGCCTTCAT GGGTTGATAACCGAAATGACGTCGTTCATGAAAGAAGCTAACGACGAGGAATTGGCTGCGATTCAGTTCTACATGAAAAAGTGTTCAGTGCTACACATCGGAACTTTCATGGTGGCCTTGTCCATACCattatcatatattttttcacctcttaTTCAAGATCAGCCCTTGCCCGGTAGAACCGCATACCCGTTTTCAATAGAGCCACTTTGGATTTATATTATGCTATTTATATCACACTctgttgttattattcaaattcaaggCGCAATATGCATGACCGTAGCGTTTGTGGTTCTAACCTGGTTCGGCGCTGCAAGATTTGATATGGTGTGCATGGACATCAATAAGGCAACCACAGAAgctgaaatgaagaaatgcGCTGTAAAGCACCAGGAATCGATAGA cTTTGCGAACAGACTGGGGACGACTGTGGGCCGTATGGCTTTTGGGGTGGCCATAAGCAATTTGCTGGGCGTTATGTTTGGAGGAGTCGTGATCACTTAC AGGAAATTTGATTCCATCGATTTCTTCAAGTTGATGATCTTCATGATGATAGCCACGATTCACCTGTTTCTGTACGCTTGGCCAGCGGACTACTTGGCTCAGTCG AGCCAACGCGTAGCGGAATCCATTTTACATGGCGAGTGGGTAGGAAAATCGCCTAGGATGCATAGCTCGTTATTGCTTATGATGCAAAGGGCCAATGACAAAGCCATAATCAAGGTCGACGGCGTGCTTCCTCCTTTGAACCTGGAAATGTTTGGAAGT ggGTTATCAACCAGTTTCTCGTACATCGCAACGCTGCTCGCTATTTTCGACGAGTGA